From Pseudomonas putida, one genomic window encodes:
- a CDS encoding general stress protein, translating to MANNQTNRGHQGGTAQNNPGNFANDREKASEAGRKGGQSSGGNFANDRERASEAGRKGGQNSHGGGRGSENR from the coding sequence ATGGCTAACAACCAAACCAATCGTGGCCATCAAGGTGGTACTGCTCAGAACAATCCTGGCAATTTTGCCAATGATCGCGAGAAAGCGTCGGAGGCAGGTCGCAAAGGCGGGCAGAGTTCAGGCGGCAATTTTGCCAACGACCGTGAGCGCGCCTCAGAGGCAGGCCGTAAAGGCGGTCAAAACAGCCACGGCGGCGGGCGCGGTAGCGAAAACCGGTAA
- a CDS encoding sensor histidine kinase: MQQLPVDETIRAALKKTHTRLHRQHELVVEFGVMSLKAADLDLLLTRACEVVAEGMCTRFSKVLQPAEDGEGFVLTHGVGWDASDIGRATVGGDVASPAGYALATYRPVLSNHLGMENRFRTPELLKKYGIERAINVPIRGVLSPFGVLEADSSNGDDFVESDLVFLEGISNVISMAVERISAGVDVPVPDPYSETILNASPDWVDILAPSGEIEFMNEAGLKFLDTQLTSVKGQRWYDLWPEESRSLVWEAVAKVSAGETMRFESYCPIAPDEPKWWDVTVAPIMGTDGQVERIIAVSRDITERHQYEAQLLSLIEAQNSRQNRSDLYLEEIHHRVKNSLHLVNTLLLLQANLTPDAAVKLQLETAAGRVVTIASVHERLYQAAEDQEVRARDYLSALLGDLGKALADRQILLEADDFVLPPERMAPLGLVISELITNSLKYGKGSIEVIVKHAGDHAQLTVRDEGDGFPDNYPKPTGTGLGMRLVKSYSGYGSAAVVVDRQDSKSCIHVRFKL, from the coding sequence ATGCAGCAGCTACCAGTGGACGAAACAATCCGAGCGGCCTTGAAAAAGACTCATACGCGCTTGCACCGCCAACATGAGCTCGTGGTCGAGTTTGGCGTAATGTCCCTGAAGGCTGCGGACTTGGATCTGTTGCTGACCCGTGCATGTGAAGTAGTCGCTGAAGGAATGTGCACTCGTTTTTCCAAGGTGCTCCAGCCAGCAGAGGACGGGGAAGGGTTTGTTCTGACCCATGGCGTTGGCTGGGATGCTTCTGACATCGGGCGGGCAACCGTGGGCGGCGATGTGGCTAGTCCCGCAGGCTATGCATTGGCCACCTATAGGCCCGTACTCTCAAATCATTTGGGTATGGAAAATCGCTTTCGAACGCCGGAACTGCTCAAAAAATATGGAATCGAGCGGGCCATCAATGTCCCGATCCGGGGTGTGCTCAGCCCGTTTGGTGTACTGGAAGCCGACAGCAGCAACGGGGACGATTTCGTAGAGAGCGATCTGGTATTTCTGGAAGGCATCTCGAACGTCATTTCCATGGCTGTCGAAAGAATATCTGCAGGCGTGGATGTTCCAGTTCCCGACCCTTATTCCGAGACCATTCTGAACGCAAGCCCTGACTGGGTGGATATCCTGGCCCCGAGCGGCGAGATCGAGTTCATGAATGAAGCCGGGCTGAAATTCCTGGATACCCAACTGACCAGTGTTAAAGGTCAGCGATGGTATGACTTGTGGCCTGAGGAGTCGCGATCACTTGTTTGGGAGGCGGTAGCTAAAGTTAGCGCTGGCGAAACCATGAGGTTCGAATCGTACTGCCCAATCGCTCCCGATGAACCCAAATGGTGGGACGTGACTGTGGCGCCAATCATGGGCACGGATGGTCAGGTCGAACGGATCATAGCGGTATCACGGGATATCACTGAACGGCACCAGTACGAAGCTCAGCTGCTCTCTCTCATTGAGGCGCAGAACAGCAGGCAAAATCGAAGCGACCTTTATCTCGAAGAAATCCATCATCGCGTCAAAAATAGCCTCCACCTTGTAAACACCCTGCTGTTACTTCAAGCCAATCTCACGCCAGATGCGGCTGTTAAGTTGCAGCTCGAAACTGCCGCAGGGCGAGTGGTGACCATTGCCAGTGTTCACGAGAGACTATACCAGGCCGCCGAAGACCAAGAAGTACGCGCTCGCGATTACCTAAGTGCCCTGTTGGGTGATCTGGGCAAGGCTTTGGCCGACCGGCAAATTCTGTTGGAGGCTGACGACTTCGTCCTGCCACCTGAAAGAATGGCTCCCTTGGGGTTAGTGATCTCCGAGTTGATCACCAACTCCCTTAAGTACGGCAAAGGATCCATAGAAGTGATCGTCAAGCATGCCGGCGATCATGCTCAGCTCACCGTCAGGGATGAGGGCGACGGCTTTCCTGATAATTATCCTAAGCCGACAGGTACGGGGCTTGGCATGCGATTGGTCAAAAGCTATTCCGGCTACGGTAGCGCGGCAGTGGTGGTTGATCGGCAGGATAGTAAAAGTTGTATCCATGTACGCTTCAAACTCTAG
- a CDS encoding response regulator, giving the protein MPKTILIVEDDDLLRDLTAESLSSLYAVAMTCCANADEALHYLCNKEVPSLVMTDIHMPGSMDGLGLAHEIWRRWPTLPVILTSGDAIIDTGLLPARTAFLPKPWEISDLASLINKLVTLPPQVEA; this is encoded by the coding sequence ATGCCGAAAACCATCCTCATTGTGGAAGACGACGACCTCCTAAGAGACCTAACTGCCGAGAGCCTCTCGTCACTCTACGCCGTTGCTATGACGTGCTGCGCAAATGCTGACGAGGCGTTGCATTACCTTTGCAATAAGGAAGTCCCTAGCTTGGTGATGACCGATATCCATATGCCTGGAAGCATGGACGGTTTAGGCCTTGCACACGAGATTTGGCGTCGATGGCCTACCCTGCCAGTGATTCTGACTTCGGGCGACGCAATAATCGACACCGGTTTGCTGCCTGCTCGGACAGCATTTCTCCCCAAACCTTGGGAGATTTCTGATCTCGCCTCGCTGATCAACAAATTAGTAACGCTCCCGCCGCAAGTTGAAGCCTGA